The Apus apus isolate bApuApu2 chromosome 1, bApuApu2.pri.cur, whole genome shotgun sequence nucleotide sequence CATGTTATTGCTTccagatttgtttttaaaatatgaaaaataaggGCATTTAATATCTGACTGTGAAATGCAGAATCTGCGCATACTCTTGGTACTCCAGCATTGGTGGGACTGTGTAAagcacttgaaaataaatttaatgcATTAATAGGGCTGTAATCATGCGTGTATAATCCCCTTTCCATCAATAAAGCAGCAACTGTGCACAGAAATAATTAGCTGTGGgttggcaggagcagggactaCTGAATATAAGAGGGTATTGACAGCCGGGCATGGCTGGAACACTGCAGCCAGTGGAAACTCAGCTGTGGGGCAAGGTTGTGTTTGCCTGTAAATTCGTGTTTTTCTTACATGCTAATCTACTAGGATTAGTGTTTACTTAAAGATCTCTGACTGGCTCCTTAGGCGGGGATGGACCAAGAAACAGCAGTTAAATATGCTTCAGCTACTCCTTTTAAGCACTTACATGAGCAGGGAATTCAGCCTATCCGATTTATCACTAATGCACCTTAACACCTGTGCAACCACAGCTCTCCTGATGAGCCCTCCAGATGCTGACATGGACTGTTTTCATTGAAATTGTTTTCTCCCATCATGTTGTTGTCTTTGATACAGAAACGGAGTAAGAGAAAAATCACACCTTCTCACCACTGCTGTGCCAgcaattaatattattttcactAGTACAGTTCAAGGTTATCTACAATGCATTCCAGAAAACAGCTAAAGAAAAGGTGCAAAGTATTTGAAGCATTGCCTCCCAGAAGCACCTGTAAGCCAGTTCCCTATTAGTATATCTCAGTGCTGATTCCCTGATTTGTCACATCTCTTGCTCCACTGCCactcataagaaaaaaaagccatcagtAATTAATTGACCATGATGAATCTAAAAGGtttctgcaggcacagctgctgcagtcCATGTCAAAGCAGGAGGGAGAACTTAGACTTCATTCACTGAACCTGCTGCCTCACCAAAGAAGTCACTTCGCGTATGGCATGCTGGTACTTTTCTGAGGCTTCTTTGAACTCAGCCAGATGCTTCTCATAGCTTGTCACAGCTGTCAGAAGCTGGTTTCTCTCCACGGCTCCCAGAATGGCATGGAGGATCATTTCAATGCCGAGCCCGAGGATGGTGATGCTGATTCCTCCAAGAACAGATGCCCCGATCTGCGCAAGGAGACTGACGAGCTTGCTCACAGTGAGAGTTATAAGATTGGAGCCAAGCAGTTTGATAGCTACCATCCCTGCTGTTGAGGTCACTTCTCCAAGAACAATGGAAAAAACTTTTTGGGCTATTGCAATTTTCTCCAACTCCGGCTCTTTGATGTCATACAGCTTCTGGTACAGCACAGGCTCCAGCTTTTCCTTCATGTCGCTGTCAATCTTCTGTACCTGATGCTGAATCTCACTCATTGCTTGAATGATAATGTCACAGTTCTCCTTGACAGTGCTGTTCCTTCTCATCTGAATGTAGGTAATGGTACAGCCCAGGTGTTCATTCAGCACTCTAGCCAGCTCATTTGTTGCATGGAAATTTGTGGACATGCAATCAAGCAATTCCTGGTGCAGATGGATCAGTTCTTGCCGTCTCTTGGGGTTGTCTGGGTAAAGGAGGTCACTCAGTGCCATTCTTCAGAAATAGGCtgcttcaagaaagaaaataaatctcttaCTCTATTCAACACCCATAACCTCTTAAAGAGCAGTGGAGTGTCCTTTGTCTCTGTCTCACTGGTTCTTTTTAGGCTCAGCAAGTCAAATCTCAAGGCGTAGCTCATTAATATAGAAATCTTAGTTATTTTCTGGGATCTTTAGCCAAATGATTGGAAAAGAACCTTATGAGACACTGAACATACCCAGAGCACCAGAAATAGCTAACAAATATGTAATTAGAAGATTGGTAAAAGGAGCATGGGTCATTTGTCACCTTGGAAACTGAAGAAAGTAGAAGCTGTTCACAAGTTCACAAAAAAATTGAACAATCTAATCAGCAAAATCTAAAATAAGCTGTTGAAATGACAGGCCTGTTCTAGACCAACTGTTGTATcagccaatttattttttttttaaattttattttttcatttagtgGCATCTGATTTTTAACAATGTCagcgtttgactcaggtccgacaacaatgttctcgatcccctccccctcccacccaggtagggaaggagagagagaaaaagaaagagacttggctggattgaaaactaaactacacagttttaattaaacactaattagcgatataaaaaaatatctacaattctatacagatatgttcaggtatgtgcaagagcctcttgcctcctcccacccccagcaactcccaccacactcccctgagctggaacaggtcagagaaatcccggagctgctgctggagaaagcagagagttatgagggtcaggaaggctcgagcctgggggtcgacggtgctggatggacagagtcctccccggacgctggccatggatgggagagaagggaagaagaagaaaggaaggaagttgtctcctgtggtctctgaccttcctctgagcttacgtagatatatgggatggaatatctctggccaattttgctgtctgtctaactcagcctcttatgggggggtcatagatctccccgtagtgtctgagccggcagagtaaaggtgtgaccttgaagatccagcagttagaaaaacattccactgtcttaccagctttagaagaacacactgttgctagttaaaagaaagcttactgaaggggaaaaaaatcagtaaaaggaaaattggcttcatcctggctcaaaccaggacaaacaaCTATGATGACTGGTGAAGTGGGCACAGTCTGTGTGACCACACAGTGTTTTATGCTAGTGTGGCTTATTTCTCCTCACATTCAAGAGAAAATGTTACTATCTAAGCATGCTGTGTTTATACTAATAAAACCACACTGGGAATTCTTACGGAATAGTAAAATTATCTATGATAAATCCATCCTAACCTATATCAGCTTAAACACGTCTctcactgtgtttttttccctgatattTAGCCCCTTTTCCCTCACTGTTTATTCACCTCCAAATGCTGTAATCAGCTGTCACTGGCTTGCCAGCAAACAAgtatatttaatacatttttcttcatcacCTGTATGTCAATGCAGAGTCTGAGTGACAGTTACCAGTGATCATGGAGTTACTCCTCATCACTAAGCTTCTGTAGCCAACTCTGCCACTTACTTTTAACCCATCACCAGCtgcaaagtaaaaatactttagCATTATTTTGGCTTAAATCCATGTGTCTTGCTTTGCTGCAGGGGCACAATATGAATGAGTAAGATGACTTCTTTCTGTTAGTACTTTTGCATTCTCAGCCCTCTTACTGCAAAACTGGGCCACTTTTATGCAGTGCTTTACATTTTTCCAAGATAAATCTCATTGTGCTGTGGTGCCGACATATCACAGTCACAGCTACAAATAGTTTTGTGTAGGAGAGTAGCtagatttttcttcataaattatACCCTCGTGTCACTATGGTCCTTTGTAGTTCTTGCAGTATCTGCTAACTGCAAATCATCTGACACTGACCCAGCTGTATTTTACTAAACACACCCTCCCCCACAAGATCACtgtagaaaaacagaattatttcaacAGCCCCATAGCCAGCTTTTAGTCTCGGTGTTGAAATACAAACCAgtctgaatataattttttccccagtattttGCACAGCACTGTACATTTCTTCCAGCCCTTACCTTGTAGCTCTGTCAAGAGAATCAACTCTTCAAcacatcttcctttttcttcaggctgGAGGGAACAAAGTACATATAGAGGAAAGATTTGTGATTTTCAGGAAACATGAAGCTATGTCAATGCTGAGGTCTGATTTCATATCAGTCCTGCCTCAGGCATCTTGCTGGCTTGCTCTCAGACTTAATGTGATAATAGATCCTTCCCACTCCAATCATGTTTTGTTGAAAGGTcgtttgtttttccttatttgcAGAAACTGAGGAGACAGAATGTTCTAAGAGGAGTAGCACTTCAATATACATTCTACATACTAGACAGGTGTGGAAGAAACTTTTAGCATCTATTCTTTATGCATTATTATTTCAGCTTCCTACTGACTCCTACTCTAGATTTTATGTCTCTTAATGGTAAAATTGCCTCTCATTT carries:
- the SMCO3 gene encoding single-pass membrane and coiled-coil domain-containing protein 3, encoding MALSDLLYPDNPKRRQELIHLHQELLDCMSTNFHATNELARVLNEHLGCTITYIQMRRNSTVKENCDIIIQAMSEIQHQVQKIDSDMKEKLEPVLYQKLYDIKEPELEKIAIAQKVFSIVLGEVTSTAGMVAIKLLGSNLITLTVSKLVSLLAQIGASVLGGISITILGLGIEMILHAILGAVERNQLLTAVTSYEKHLAEFKEASEKYQHAIREVTSLVRQQVQ